A stretch of Gossypium hirsutum isolate 1008001.06 chromosome A06, Gossypium_hirsutum_v2.1, whole genome shotgun sequence DNA encodes these proteins:
- the LOC121230482 gene encoding uncharacterized protein, whose protein sequence is MGKTYTSPTKKSRSHQECSNSSVEYWGKTRTSKRPNPRSSFPMTTSVGSVGNQKLRCNSCNKFHFGECRMRSWACYRCSSLDHYHKNFPERDNKKVEPNPKPNAPIFRGRPPRYPRTASGGRNVAKDSTTKLEARAPTRTYAIRAKEEVSAPDVITGTFSLYDIPVVGLIDPGSTHSYVCMKLVSSKELPVEFMEYVIKVSNPLGKDVLVDKKVIELRCENGETLRVEPDESYVPFVVISSMSAQKYLRKEFESVPVACEYPNVFPEELLPPVREVEFSIDLVPGTTPISVAPYQMALMELRELKSQLQELTDKGFARTSFSP, encoded by the exons ATGGGCAAGACATATACATCCCCCACAAAGAAGTCGAGAAGCCATCAGGAATGCTCCAATTCATCAGTGGAATATTGGGGAAAAACAAGAACCTCTAAGCGCCCTAATCCGCGGTCTTCATTCCCCATGACAACTAGTGTTGGGAGTGTGGGAAACCAAAAGCTACGGTGTAACAGTTGTAACAAGTTTCATTTTGGTGAGTGCCGGATGAGGAGCTGGGCATGCTATAGGTGTAGTTCTCTTGACCACTACCATAAGAATTTCCCGGAACGGGATAACAAAAAGGTTGAGCCAAACCCAAAACCGAATGCTCCTATCTTTCGAGGTAGACCTCCAAGATACCCAAGAACTGCCAGTGGTGGTCGTAATGTTGCAAAGGACTCTACTACCAAATTAGAGGCTCGAGCCCCGACAagaacttatgctatacgcgctaaAGAGGAAGTTTCAGCTCCTGAtgtcattacgggtacattttctctttatgatattccTGTTGTTGGTTTGATTGacccggggtctacccattcgtatgtctgcatgaaattggtgtctagtaaaGAATTACCTGTAGAATTTATGGAATacgtgattaaggtgtcaaatcCGTTAGGCAAAGATGTACTAGTTGATAag aaggTCATTGAATTGAGGTGTGAAAATGGCGAAACTCTTAGAGTTGAACCAGATGAGTCATATGTACCATTCGTTGTGATTTCCTCTATGTCGGCTCAAAAATACTTGAGAAAGGAAT ttgaatcagtgccagtagcATGCGAGTACCCGAATGTGTTTCCGGAGGAGTTAttacctcctgttagagaagttgaatttagcATTGACCTAGTGCCGGGAACAACACCTATTTCGGTTGCTCCGTATCAGATGGCTTTGATGGAATTAAGAGAGTTAAagtctcagttacaagaattgacagataagggttttgcaagaACTAGTTTCTCTCCTTAG